Proteins encoded in a region of the Dorea longicatena genome:
- a CDS encoding heavy metal translocating P-type ATPase → MTKRQKKSLTRIIIAAVLMIILKFLPVEGWLKFVLYMVPYLVVGYDILRKAFKGILNKQVFDENFLMAVATIGAIALGNYKEGVSVMLFYQIGELFQSYAVGKSRRNISDLMDIRPDYANIEKDGELEQVDPDEVEVGTIIVVQPGEKVPIDGVIEEGSSTLNTSALTGESVPREAAAGDEVISGCINLTGLLKIRTTKEFGESTVSKILDLVENSSSKKSRSENFISKFARYYTPAVCYGALALAILPPLVRMFAFALAPEWGDWIYRALTFLVISCPCALVISIPLSFFAGIGGASHEGVLVKGSNYLETMAQTKYVVFDKTGTMTQGVFEVNGVHHNTMPEEQLLEYAALAECSSSHPISKSLQKAYGKQINRDRVTEIEELSGKGVTAKVDGIPVAAGNAKLMKYLNVEYSECEEVGTIVHVAVNGKYAGHILISDKLKPHAKEAIRDLKKAGITKTVMLTGDMKRVADKVAEELGIGEVYSELLPADKVAKVEQLLSQKSEKEKLAFVGDGINDAPVLSRADIGIAMGALGSDAAIEAADVVLMDDDPKKIVKAIKISRKCMRIVYENIYFALGIKAICLVLGALGIANMWMAIFADVGVMVIAVLNAIRALFVKNL, encoded by the coding sequence ATGACGAAAAGACAGAAAAAATCTCTGACCAGAATTATTATCGCAGCGGTACTTATGATCATATTGAAGTTCCTGCCTGTAGAAGGGTGGCTGAAGTTCGTACTTTATATGGTTCCGTACCTAGTTGTCGGATATGATATTTTAAGGAAGGCGTTCAAAGGGATTCTGAATAAGCAGGTATTTGATGAGAACTTTCTGATGGCAGTTGCTACGATAGGAGCAATTGCGCTTGGTAACTATAAGGAAGGCGTATCGGTTATGCTGTTCTATCAGATCGGAGAATTATTCCAGAGTTATGCGGTCGGAAAGAGCCGCAGGAATATCAGTGATCTGATGGATATCCGTCCGGATTATGCCAATATTGAAAAAGACGGGGAACTTGAACAGGTAGATCCGGATGAAGTGGAAGTCGGAACGATTATCGTCGTTCAGCCGGGAGAAAAAGTCCCGATCGATGGTGTGATCGAAGAAGGAAGCAGTACATTGAATACCAGTGCACTGACCGGGGAAAGTGTTCCGAGAGAAGCGGCAGCCGGTGATGAAGTCATCAGTGGATGCATTAACCTGACTGGTCTTCTGAAGATCCGTACAACAAAAGAATTCGGAGAATCTACCGTATCCAAGATCCTGGATCTGGTAGAGAATTCAAGTTCCAAGAAATCAAGATCTGAGAACTTTATTTCCAAATTCGCCAGATATTATACACCGGCAGTCTGCTATGGTGCGCTTGCACTTGCAATCTTACCGCCACTGGTCAGAATGTTTGCGTTTGCGCTTGCGCCGGAATGGGGCGACTGGATCTACAGAGCACTGACATTCCTGGTTATCAGCTGCCCGTGTGCACTGGTGATCAGTATCCCGCTCAGCTTCTTTGCAGGAATCGGCGGAGCAAGTCATGAAGGTGTCCTGGTAAAAGGATCGAACTATCTGGAGACGATGGCACAGACAAAATATGTGGTATTCGATAAGACAGGAACCATGACGCAAGGCGTATTCGAGGTGAATGGAGTTCACCACAATACGATGCCGGAAGAACAGTTATTAGAGTATGCGGCACTTGCGGAGTGTTCTTCTTCTCATCCGATCAGTAAGAGTCTTCAGAAAGCATATGGCAAACAGATCAACCGTGACCGTGTGACAGAGATTGAAGAACTGAGCGGTAAAGGTGTGACTGCAAAGGTTGACGGTATTCCGGTAGCGGCAGGTAATGCCAAACTTATGAAATATCTGAATGTGGAATATAGTGAATGTGAAGAAGTCGGTACGATCGTCCATGTTGCAGTAAACGGAAAATATGCAGGACACATTCTGATCTCAGACAAATTAAAACCGCATGCAAAAGAAGCAATCAGAGATCTGAAAAAAGCGGGCATCACCAAGACAGTTATGCTGACTGGTGACATGAAGCGTGTGGCAGATAAGGTTGCAGAAGAACTGGGAATCGGAGAAGTGTACAGTGAGCTTCTTCCTGCAGATAAGGTTGCGAAGGTAGAACAGCTTCTGAGTCAGAAATCAGAGAAAGAAAAGCTTGCGTTCGTCGGAGACGGAATCAATGATGCGCCGGTACTGTCGAGAGCAGATATCGGAATTGCCATGGGTGCACTCGGATCAGATGCAGCAATCGAGGCAGCAGACGTTGTCCTGATGGACGATGATCCGAAGAAGATCGTAAAAGCAATCAAGATTTCCAGAAAATGTATGCGCATCGTATATGAGAATATTTACTTTGCCCTTGGAATCAAGGCAATCTGCCTGGTCCTGGGAGCACTCGGAATTGCGAATATGTGGATGGCAATCTTCGCTGATGTCGGAGTTATGGTCATTGCTGTATTGAATGCAATCCGCGCATTATTTGTGAAAAACTTATAG
- a CDS encoding ArsR/SmtB family transcription factor, whose amino-acid sequence MAKLEEGMEVCESCEVHENLLKIVNEKMPEETELYDLAELFKVFGDSTRMRILFVLFEAEVCVCDLAEALNMTQSAISHQLRILKQNKLVKSRREGKSVFYSLADDHVRTIVDQGREHIEEDL is encoded by the coding sequence ATGGCAAAATTAGAAGAAGGAATGGAAGTATGTGAATCATGTGAGGTACATGAGAATCTTCTGAAGATCGTAAATGAAAAGATGCCGGAAGAAACGGAATTGTATGATCTTGCAGAATTGTTCAAGGTATTCGGTGATTCGACCAGAATGCGTATCCTGTTCGTGTTGTTCGAAGCAGAGGTGTGTGTCTGCGATCTGGCAGAGGCACTGAATATGACACAGTCTGCAATCTCACATCAGCTCAGGATCCTGAAACAGAACAAACTGGTTAAGAGCAGAAGAGAAGGAAAATCCGTGTTCTATTCACTGGCAGACGATCATGTGCGTACGATCGTAGACCAGGGAAGAGAGCATATTGAAGAAGATCTGTAG
- a CDS encoding sodium-dependent transporter codes for MEQKQEKFSTIGYIAAALGMCIGTGNVWRFPRVCAANGGGAFIIAWTIAMLVFAVPLLSTEMAFGKKTRLGCIGTFRDAGGKKYTWMGFFVAAVCFFLMSYYCVLQGYCLKYAVNSVTSAFKPNLSTETTSAMWTAFTDSQAQVILFHAIGFALACFIVYQGIAGGIEKFCKVAIPALFIILVGLAIYAVTLNGANQGLQYLFTVKKEYILSPNTWIQAFIQAAWSTGAGWGFIITYANYVGEEEDVPTSCLIMGLGDNLGAILSALVVIPAICALSATPEAANEALSQGNFGLTFIYIYQLFTTIPGGRFISFIFFGLLAIAAITSLFSMIEVGVKCVVDLGLPRKKAVVSVCFAGFLVGCFSCWSLVNIDNQDWVWGIGLLISGAFIAILAWKYGVEKLRTQEVNAKGADVHLPKAYYTGCMYLIPVLVVIMVVYWLLQTKEWFPDTWLNPFIIQDNTGTVLLQFGVVILVGLALSKFFNTKTARGAMKDNKAAK; via the coding sequence ATGGAACAGAAACAAGAAAAATTTAGTACCATAGGTTACATAGCCGCCGCGTTAGGTATGTGTATTGGTACTGGTAATGTATGGCGATTCCCACGAGTGTGTGCGGCAAACGGTGGTGGAGCATTTATCATAGCATGGACGATTGCAATGCTGGTATTTGCAGTACCGCTCCTTTCCACAGAGATGGCATTCGGTAAAAAGACGAGACTTGGATGTATCGGTACTTTTCGTGATGCAGGTGGAAAGAAATATACATGGATGGGATTCTTTGTAGCAGCAGTATGTTTCTTCCTGATGAGTTATTATTGTGTACTTCAGGGATATTGTTTGAAATACGCAGTTAATTCTGTTACTTCAGCATTTAAACCGAATCTGTCAACAGAGACGACATCGGCAATGTGGACAGCATTTACAGATTCACAGGCACAGGTTATTTTATTCCATGCGATCGGATTTGCACTTGCATGTTTCATCGTTTATCAGGGAATTGCAGGTGGAATTGAAAAATTCTGTAAAGTAGCGATACCGGCACTGTTTATCATCCTTGTAGGATTAGCAATTTACGCAGTTACATTAAATGGAGCAAATCAGGGACTTCAGTATCTCTTTACTGTTAAGAAAGAGTATATTTTAAGCCCGAATACATGGATTCAGGCATTCATCCAGGCAGCATGGAGCACCGGAGCCGGATGGGGATTCATTATTACATATGCGAACTACGTAGGAGAAGAGGAAGATGTTCCGACAAGCTGTCTGATCATGGGACTTGGTGATAACCTTGGAGCAATCCTCTCGGCACTGGTAGTTATCCCGGCAATCTGTGCACTTTCAGCTACACCGGAGGCAGCGAATGAAGCACTCAGTCAGGGCAACTTCGGACTTACATTTATTTACATTTATCAGTTATTTACAACAATCCCGGGTGGAAGATTCATTTCCTTTATCTTCTTTGGATTACTTGCAATTGCAGCAATCACATCACTGTTCTCTATGATCGAAGTTGGAGTAAAATGTGTTGTTGACCTTGGATTGCCGCGGAAGAAAGCAGTTGTCAGTGTCTGCTTCGCAGGATTCTTAGTAGGATGCTTCTCATGCTGGTCACTGGTTAACATTGATAATCAGGACTGGGTATGGGGAATCGGACTTCTGATAAGTGGTGCCTTTATCGCAATCCTGGCATGGAAATATGGTGTGGAAAAATTACGTACACAGGAAGTAAATGCAAAAGGTGCAGATGTACATCTTCCAAAAGCATATTATACCGGATGTATGTATCTGATTCCGGTTTTGGTAGTGATCATGGTGGTTTACTGGTTATTACAGACAAAGGAATGGTTCCCGGATACCTGGCTGAATCCGTTTATTATTCAGGATAACACAGGAACTGTATTACTTCAGTTCGGAGTAGTGATCCTTGTAGGTCTTGCACTATCCAAGTTCTTTAATACAAAGACTGCAAGGGGAGCTATGAAAGATAACAAAGCTGCAAAATAA
- a CDS encoding SAM-dependent methyltransferase: protein MLEEQAMITFLKKFDEHPFLVKINGHEHLIGEGAPTFTVNFKKVIPLKDLVTSTSLALGEAYMDGDLDIEGNLYQALDNLLGQMGKFSTDEHHLKSIMFPSSSKKNQKKEVSSHYDIGNDFYKLWLDETMSYSCGYFKHEDDTLYQAQKNKVDYILEKLYLKEGMTLLDIGCGWGFLLIEAAKKYKIKGTGITLSEEQYKECQKRIKEEGLSDYLEVRLMDYRDLPSDGKMYDRVVSVGMLEHVGRENYQLYLDCVSKVMKDGGLFLLHFISALKEHPGDPWIKKYIFPGGSVPSLREVMNCMAEDNFHTQDIEDLRLHYNRTLLCWEKNFKDHIEEAHTMFDERFLRMWDMYLSACAATFHNGIIDIHQILMTKGINNDLPMTRWY from the coding sequence ATGCTGGAAGAACAGGCTATGATAACATTCTTAAAAAAATTCGATGAACACCCTTTCCTGGTCAAAATTAATGGACACGAACATCTGATCGGGGAAGGCGCACCTACATTTACCGTAAATTTCAAAAAGGTCATCCCATTAAAGGATCTGGTCACCAGTACTTCTCTTGCACTTGGAGAAGCTTACATGGATGGTGATCTTGATATTGAGGGAAACCTTTATCAGGCACTTGATAACCTTCTTGGTCAGATGGGTAAATTTTCAACTGATGAACATCATTTGAAATCTATCATGTTCCCATCTTCATCAAAGAAAAACCAGAAAAAAGAAGTCAGCAGTCATTACGATATCGGAAATGACTTCTACAAACTCTGGCTCGATGAAACAATGAGTTATTCCTGCGGATATTTCAAACATGAAGATGATACCCTGTATCAGGCGCAGAAGAATAAAGTTGATTACATTCTTGAAAAGTTATATCTGAAAGAAGGTATGACTCTTCTTGATATCGGATGCGGCTGGGGATTCCTTCTGATTGAAGCTGCTAAGAAATATAAAATTAAAGGTACCGGCATCACCTTAAGTGAAGAACAATACAAAGAATGCCAGAAACGTATCAAAGAGGAAGGATTGTCCGACTATCTGGAAGTCAGGCTAATGGACTACCGTGATCTTCCTTCTGACGGCAAGATGTATGACCGCGTTGTCAGCGTCGGTATGCTCGAACATGTCGGCCGTGAGAATTATCAGTTATACTTAGACTGTGTCAGCAAGGTCATGAAAGACGGCGGTCTGTTCCTGCTCCACTTCATCAGTGCATTAAAAGAGCATCCTGGTGATCCATGGATCAAGAAATACATCTTCCCGGGCGGATCTGTTCCCAGTCTTCGTGAAGTCATGAACTGCATGGCAGAAGATAACTTCCATACCCAGGATATCGAGGACTTACGTCTTCACTATAACCGTACGCTTCTCTGCTGGGAGAAAAACTTCAAAGATCATATTGAAGAAGCACATACAATGTTTGATGAACGTTTCTTAAGGATGTGGGATATGTACCTCTCTGCATGTGCCGCCACCTTCCATAACGGAATTATTGATATCCATCAGATTTTAATGACAAAGGGAATTAATAATGATCTTCCTATGACGAGATGGTATTAA
- a CDS encoding metal-sensing transcriptional repressor, which produces MENKSEKGCCCHTSKHRSEKEYKDLMNRLSRIEGQVRGIKGMLEKDAYCPEILVQVSAVNAALNSFNKVLLANHIRTCVADDIREGKDETVDELVKVLQKLMR; this is translated from the coding sequence ATGGAAAACAAATCAGAAAAAGGATGCTGTTGCCACACGTCCAAGCATCGTTCGGAAAAAGAATACAAAGATCTGATGAACCGCTTAAGCCGGATAGAAGGACAGGTGCGCGGAATCAAGGGTATGCTGGAGAAGGATGCCTATTGTCCGGAGATCCTGGTACAGGTGTCGGCAGTGAATGCGGCATTGAACAGCTTCAATAAAGTATTACTGGCGAATCATATCCGCACCTGTGTAGCGGATGATATCAGAGAAGGAAAAGATGAGACGGTTGATGAGTTGGTAAAGGTTCTGCAGAAACTGATGCGGTAA
- a CDS encoding heavy metal translocating P-type ATPase: MIQYIVTGMSCAACSARVEKAVSKVPGVTSCSVSLLTNSMGVEGTATEQEIIKAVKDAGYGASKKGEGAAKVQPAQALAGEDMLKDRETPVLKRRLIASVGFLIVLMYFSMGHMMWGWPVPGFMKDNHVMMGLLQMLLTITVMVINQKFFISGFKGLIHRAPNMDTLVALGSGASFVYSTYALFAMTDAQMHGDMDAVMSYMHDFYFESAAMILALITVGKMLEARSKGKTTDALKGLMKLAPKTAVVIRGEKEVQVSIEQVQKGDCFVVKPGENIPVDGEVIEGNSAVNESALTGESIPVDKAVGDKVSAATVNQSGYLKCRATRVGEDTTLSQIIQMVSDAAATKAPIAKIADRVSGVFVPMVITIAVLTIIVWLIAGQSIGFALSRGIAVLVISCPCALGLATPVAIMVGNGMGARNGIMFKTAVSLEETGKMQIVALDKTGTITSGEPKVTDIIPAAGVTEDTLLKCAYALENKSEHPLARAILENAKEENAGIEEVTGFQALPGNGLTAILDGHTLYGGNHTFISSKVSVDGDIQKKAEKLAEAGKTPLFFGNEDRLLGVIAVADVIKEDSPQAIKELQNMGIHVVMLTGDNERTAKAIGQQAGVDEVIAGVLPEGKEQVIRKLKEKGKVAMVGDGINDAPALTRADMGIAIGAGTDVAIDAADVVLMKSRLSDVPAAIRMSRATLRNIHENLFWAFFYNIIGIPLAAGVWYPLFGWKLNPMFGAAAMSLSSFCVVSNALRLNLFKMYDASKDKKLKAKKEKKRSKKEDKTMKKIMHIEGMMCGHCEAAVKKALEALPQVDEAVVSHETGTAELTLNAEIADDVLKKTVEDKDYTVTSVE, from the coding sequence ATGATACAATATATTGTAACCGGTATGAGCTGCGCAGCCTGCAGCGCAAGAGTGGAAAAAGCAGTTTCAAAAGTACCGGGGGTAACATCCTGCTCAGTGAGTCTCCTTACAAACTCTATGGGAGTAGAAGGCACGGCAACGGAACAGGAGATCATTAAGGCAGTCAAAGATGCCGGATATGGAGCGTCAAAAAAAGGAGAAGGAGCAGCGAAGGTGCAGCCGGCACAGGCTTTGGCCGGAGAGGATATGCTAAAAGACAGAGAGACGCCGGTACTAAAGAGACGTCTGATCGCATCGGTGGGATTTCTGATCGTTCTGATGTATTTCTCCATGGGACATATGATGTGGGGATGGCCGGTCCCGGGATTCATGAAAGACAATCATGTAATGATGGGACTGTTACAGATGCTTCTGACGATTACAGTCATGGTGATCAACCAGAAGTTTTTCATCAGTGGATTCAAAGGACTGATCCACCGGGCACCGAATATGGATACCCTAGTGGCACTTGGATCCGGAGCGTCTTTTGTATACAGTACGTATGCACTGTTTGCAATGACAGATGCGCAGATGCATGGGGATATGGATGCAGTAATGTCTTATATGCATGATTTTTATTTTGAATCAGCAGCTATGATCCTTGCACTGATCACCGTCGGAAAGATGCTGGAGGCAAGATCCAAAGGAAAGACGACCGATGCATTAAAAGGACTGATGAAGCTTGCGCCAAAGACAGCGGTTGTGATCCGTGGAGAAAAAGAAGTTCAGGTATCGATCGAACAGGTACAAAAGGGAGATTGCTTTGTTGTAAAACCGGGAGAGAATATTCCGGTTGACGGAGAAGTCATAGAAGGAAACAGTGCAGTCAATGAATCTGCTCTTACAGGTGAAAGTATTCCGGTAGATAAGGCTGTCGGTGATAAGGTATCAGCCGCAACCGTAAATCAGTCCGGATATCTGAAGTGCCGTGCGACCAGAGTCGGCGAGGATACGACACTTTCGCAGATTATTCAGATGGTAAGTGATGCGGCTGCAACGAAAGCACCGATCGCAAAGATTGCGGACCGTGTATCCGGTGTATTTGTGCCAATGGTTATCACAATTGCAGTGCTCACAATTATTGTATGGCTGATCGCAGGACAGAGTATTGGGTTTGCATTATCCAGAGGAATTGCGGTGCTGGTGATCAGTTGTCCATGTGCGCTTGGACTTGCAACACCGGTAGCAATTATGGTCGGAAATGGAATGGGTGCCAGAAATGGTATTATGTTCAAGACAGCAGTTTCACTGGAAGAGACTGGAAAGATGCAAATTGTTGCGCTGGATAAGACCGGTACGATCACAAGTGGAGAACCGAAAGTGACAGATATCATTCCGGCAGCGGGAGTGACAGAAGATACCTTATTAAAATGTGCGTATGCACTGGAGAATAAGAGTGAACATCCACTGGCAAGAGCAATCCTTGAAAATGCAAAAGAGGAAAATGCCGGCATCGAAGAAGTTACTGGATTCCAGGCTCTTCCGGGTAACGGCTTGACAGCCATACTGGATGGTCATACATTATATGGAGGGAATCATACATTTATCAGCAGTAAGGTATCCGTTGATGGAGATATCCAGAAGAAGGCAGAGAAACTTGCCGAAGCAGGTAAGACACCATTATTCTTTGGAAATGAAGACCGTTTATTAGGTGTAATTGCAGTGGCGGATGTCATCAAAGAAGACAGCCCGCAGGCGATCAAAGAATTACAGAACATGGGAATCCATGTAGTCATGCTGACCGGAGATAACGAACGTACTGCAAAAGCTATCGGGCAGCAGGCCGGAGTTGATGAAGTGATTGCAGGTGTACTTCCGGAAGGAAAAGAGCAGGTGATCCGTAAGCTGAAAGAAAAAGGAAAAGTTGCGATGGTCGGAGACGGTATCAACGATGCACCGGCACTTACAAGAGCTGATATGGGTATCGCAATCGGGGCCGGAACGGATGTTGCAATCGATGCGGCAGATGTTGTGCTGATGAAGAGCCGGTTAAGTGATGTACCGGCAGCAATCCGCATGAGCCGTGCGACACTCCGTAATATTCATGAGAATCTGTTCTGGGCATTCTTCTATAACATTATCGGAATCCCGCTTGCGGCCGGCGTGTGGTATCCGCTGTTCGGATGGAAATTAAATCCGATGTTCGGTGCGGCAGCCATGAGCTTATCAAGCTTCTGCGTAGTATCGAACGCATTGAGATTGAATCTTTTTAAGATGTATGATGCATCAAAAGATAAAAAATTAAAAGCCAAAAAAGAAAAAAAGAGATCCAAGAAGGAGGACAAGACAATGAAAAAAATAATGCATATTGAGGGAATGATGTGTGGACACTGTGAGGCAGCTGTAAAGAAAGCACTGGAAGCACTTCCACAGGTAGATGAAGCGGTTGTAAGCCATGAGACAGGAACAGCAGAGCTGACATTAAATGCAGAGATCGCAGATGATGTGCTGAAGAAGACAGTAGAAGACAAGGATTATACGGTGACATCTGTGGAATAA
- the malQ gene encoding 4-alpha-glucanotransferase: MRKSGMLMPVSALPGAYGIGCFSKEAYEFVDILKEAGQKLWQILPLGQTGYGDSPYQSFSTFAGNPYFIDLETLIEDELLTKEECDQADFGENEEEIDYEKIYNARFKVLKLAYARAKKNGLMESKAYRTYLEEEKAWLADYALYMAVKDSFDGKSWDQWEEDIRLRKPEAIAAYQEQLSAEIDFYEFLQYLFAGQWAGLKTYANEQGIEIIGDIPIYVAFDSADTWANPKLFQLDEENLPVAVAGCPPDAFSATGQLWGNPLYAWDYHKKTGYDWWMKRVACCFKLYDIIRIDHFRGFDEYYAIPYGDETAENGEWMPGPGMDLFLKMKETLGDLPIIAEDLGFLTDTVRQLLKDSGYPGMKVLEFAFVAGEDSDYLPHNYDKNCVVYTGTHDNDTLQGWYQTLSEEDKEMTKEYLNNPYTPDEEVHWDFISLAMRSVADTCIIPVQDYLGLGNKARINMPSTLGGNWMWRMKKGAFTDELIKKIRKTTEVCAR; encoded by the coding sequence ATGAGAAAGAGTGGAATGTTAATGCCGGTCTCTGCACTTCCGGGGGCATATGGAATCGGATGTTTTTCAAAAGAAGCGTATGAATTTGTAGATATATTAAAAGAAGCAGGACAGAAATTGTGGCAGATCCTGCCGCTTGGACAGACGGGATACGGCGATTCACCGTATCAGTCTTTTTCAACATTTGCGGGGAACCCGTATTTTATCGATCTGGAGACGTTGATCGAGGATGAACTTCTGACGAAAGAAGAGTGTGACCAGGCAGATTTCGGAGAGAATGAAGAAGAAATCGATTATGAAAAAATATATAATGCAAGATTTAAAGTATTAAAGCTTGCATATGCAAGAGCCAAAAAGAACGGATTGATGGAAAGTAAGGCATACCGTACTTATCTGGAAGAAGAAAAAGCATGGCTTGCGGATTATGCATTGTATATGGCAGTGAAAGATTCATTTGACGGAAAAAGCTGGGATCAGTGGGAGGAAGACATCAGGCTGCGTAAGCCGGAAGCAATTGCGGCATATCAGGAACAATTAAGTGCAGAGATTGATTTTTATGAATTTCTGCAGTATCTGTTCGCCGGACAGTGGGCCGGACTGAAAACATATGCCAATGAACAAGGCATTGAGATTATCGGGGATATCCCGATCTATGTAGCATTTGACAGTGCAGATACCTGGGCGAATCCGAAGCTGTTCCAGTTAGATGAAGAGAATCTGCCGGTTGCGGTAGCGGGATGTCCGCCGGATGCATTTTCGGCAACCGGGCAGCTGTGGGGGAATCCATTGTATGCATGGGATTACCATAAGAAGACAGGCTATGACTGGTGGATGAAGCGGGTGGCCTGCTGCTTTAAATTGTATGACATCATCCGTATCGACCATTTCCGTGGGTTTGATGAATATTATGCAATCCCGTATGGAGATGAGACGGCAGAGAATGGTGAATGGATGCCGGGACCGGGCATGGATCTGTTCCTTAAGATGAAGGAAACATTAGGTGACCTTCCGATCATTGCGGAAGATCTGGGATTCCTGACGGATACGGTGAGACAATTGTTAAAAGACAGTGGTTATCCGGGAATGAAAGTACTGGAATTCGCATTTGTGGCAGGAGAGGACAGTGATTATCTTCCACATAATTATGATAAAAACTGTGTAGTCTATACAGGAACCCACGATAACGATACCCTTCAGGGATGGTATCAGACACTTTCCGAAGAAGATAAAGAGATGACAAAGGAATATCTGAATAATCCATACACTCCGGATGAAGAAGTGCACTGGGATTTCATAAGTCTGGCGATGAGAAGTGTGGCAGATACGTGTATCATTCCGGTGCAGGATTATCTGGGACTTGGCAATAAGGCAAGAATTAATATGCCGTCTACACTCGGCGGTAACTGGATGTGGAGAATGAAAAAAGGCGCATTTACAGATGAACTGATCAAGAAGATCAGAAAAACGACAGAAGTCTGCGCAAGATAA
- a CDS encoding response regulator transcription factor: MGLLKLVIVDDEPILLEGLVKTYDWNGMGYEVVGFAQSGEQALKVIREKKPHVVLTDIRMKQISGLMVMEEIKKENPECQFVVLSAYRDFEYAKKACDLGAFAYLLKPIEDEKLQATMTDVGKICEDQIRNEEKYDRWERLLKKDGDGFLQVVVQKYVQNRLPEEKVDEVFHTLQDVMKEGDRFITVYADLDLAYKITNELEYEASRFSMVRMIEEKIAERFTYWKFESEEGHRTFIVKTQENTAVHELKELLEEVKKEENSPVIAAISKPYKGIRGIRRSFEEAQRLFAVTNASGAGVFTIPETVEEKEESPYPAEAEMMVVNSVRKNDAVQLKQAFVHFIYQLPHREELQCQYMHKIMVKTEFMLKDSYGMDESLNQQFENYYSNMRNLKAAKAVDVCYKILGTAIEKRLENAEKKENKGSKEYIAAAVAYIDEHLDNEDLSIVSVATHVYLNPVYFGRVFKNTFHMTFKQYLLQRRMELAKRLLEDGRTSIGNICEQVGISNPSYFSHLFKEYTGQLPRDYKREYEV; this comes from the coding sequence ATGGGGTTGTTAAAACTGGTGATCGTAGATGATGAGCCGATCCTGCTGGAGGGTCTGGTAAAGACGTATGACTGGAACGGTATGGGATATGAGGTGGTTGGTTTTGCGCAGAGCGGAGAGCAGGCGTTAAAGGTAATACGTGAAAAAAAACCACACGTAGTGCTGACAGACATCAGGATGAAACAGATTTCCGGACTTATGGTAATGGAAGAAATCAAGAAAGAGAACCCGGAATGTCAGTTCGTGGTATTAAGTGCATACAGGGATTTTGAATATGCGAAGAAGGCATGTGATCTGGGGGCATTCGCATATCTTCTGAAGCCGATTGAAGATGAAAAATTACAGGCGACGATGACAGATGTCGGTAAAATCTGTGAAGATCAGATCAGAAATGAGGAAAAGTATGACCGCTGGGAGAGACTTCTGAAAAAGGACGGAGATGGATTTTTGCAGGTTGTCGTGCAAAAATATGTCCAGAACCGGCTGCCGGAAGAAAAAGTAGATGAAGTCTTCCATACGCTGCAGGATGTCATGAAGGAAGGAGACCGGTTTATTACAGTATATGCAGATCTTGATCTGGCCTATAAGATTACCAATGAACTGGAATATGAAGCCTCGAGATTTTCCATGGTCAGAATGATTGAAGAAAAGATCGCAGAGAGATTCACATACTGGAAATTCGAAAGTGAAGAAGGACATCGTACATTTATTGTAAAGACGCAGGAGAACACAGCGGTACATGAGCTGAAAGAACTACTGGAAGAGGTAAAAAAAGAAGAGAACAGCCCGGTTATTGCAGCAATATCCAAACCATATAAAGGGATCCGCGGAATCAGAAGAAGTTTCGAAGAAGCGCAGAGATTGTTCGCTGTTACAAATGCATCCGGAGCGGGAGTATTTACAATCCCGGAGACTGTTGAAGAAAAAGAGGAAAGCCCATATCCGGCGGAGGCAGAGATGATGGTGGTCAACAGCGTGCGGAAGAACGACGCCGTACAGTTAAAGCAGGCATTTGTACATTTTATTTACCAACTGCCACACAGAGAAGAACTGCAATGCCAGTATATGCACAAGATCATGGTAAAGACAGAATTCATGTTAAAAGACAGTTACGGGATGGACGAATCACTGAATCAGCAATTTGAAAATTATTATTCGAATATGAGAAACTTAAAGGCGGCAAAAGCAGTGGATGTCTGTTACAAGATTCTGGGAACTGCTATTGAAAAAAGACTGGAAAATGCAGAAAAGAAAGAGAATAAGGGATCAAAAGAATACATTGCAGCGGCTGTGGCATATATAGATGAACATCTGGATAATGAAGATCTTTCGATTGTATCAGTGGCGACACATGTATATCTGAATCCGGTATATTTTGGACGGGTATTCAAGAATACCTTTCATATGACATTCAAACAATATCTGCTGCAGCGTAGAATGGAGCTGGCAAAGAGACTGCTGGAAGACGGAAGAACCAGCATCGGTAATATCTGCGAGCAGGTCGGAATCAGTAATCCATCCTATTTTTCGCATTTGTTTAAAGAATATACAGGACAGCTTCCGAGAGATTACAAAAGGGAATATGAAGTATGA